One genomic window of Evansella cellulosilytica DSM 2522 includes the following:
- a CDS encoding linear amide C-N hydrolase, producing the protein MCTTFTFQRDKSFVLAQNYDFYYGHGLIVVSPRGLMKQSLTKDAAQKVTWVSNYGTVTFTQFGRELPMSGMNEKGLTIAMMHQEDGQFPAEDDRPGLNELQWIQYQLDQFKSVEEVIEHVEDFRLEKSVYELHYTIADSTGRTALIDFIDGVCHVTEHAECYTMTNTSYEKSIAHAKKFEKSPLENFSNKTTSLDRFCLVNRLVKDVQSQSTLENPIQKSFELLEKVAAKPSDQTQWEWVGNGVPPTFTYWSIVFDIYSQTIYYRDLQNHEIRSIHLDDFHFSNEVMALALDNKASGRISSQFQPYETKDNERIILLSYEPMSDIFPLNEQRELINYPDSIKRVL; encoded by the coding sequence ATGTGTACAACATTTACATTTCAAAGGGATAAGTCATTTGTTTTAGCGCAAAATTATGATTTCTACTACGGGCACGGTCTTATTGTGGTAAGTCCGAGGGGGCTGATGAAACAATCTTTAACGAAGGATGCTGCTCAAAAGGTCACCTGGGTATCAAACTACGGTACTGTGACATTCACACAATTTGGCAGAGAGCTTCCAATGAGTGGGATGAACGAAAAGGGATTAACAATTGCCATGATGCATCAGGAAGATGGCCAGTTTCCAGCAGAGGATGATCGTCCTGGATTGAACGAGCTACAATGGATTCAATATCAGCTTGATCAGTTCAAGTCAGTTGAGGAAGTGATAGAGCATGTAGAGGATTTTAGGTTGGAAAAATCAGTTTATGAACTTCATTATACGATTGCTGACTCAACAGGGAGGACGGCACTGATCGATTTTATTGATGGTGTATGTCATGTGACAGAGCATGCTGAATGCTACACGATGACAAATACAAGTTATGAAAAATCAATTGCGCATGCCAAAAAGTTTGAGAAATCTCCGTTAGAGAACTTTTCAAATAAAACGACTTCTCTCGACCGTTTTTGTTTAGTGAATCGGTTAGTAAAAGACGTTCAAAGTCAATCTACACTTGAAAATCCAATTCAAAAATCATTTGAACTACTGGAGAAAGTAGCAGCAAAACCATCGGACCAAACCCAATGGGAATGGGTAGGTAACGGGGTGCCACCAACCTTTACGTATTGGAGTATTGTATTCGATATCTACAGTCAAACCATTTATTATAGGGATCTACAAAATCATGAAATTCGTTCTATTCATCTTGACGACTTTCATTTTAGTAATGAGGTAATGGCATTGGCATTAGATAATAAAGCTTCTGGGAGGATTTCTAGTCAGTTTCAACCATACGAAACAAAAGATAATGAGCGGATTATCTTGTTAAGTTATGAGCCAATGAGTGATATTTTTCCTCTGAATGAACAGAGGGAGCTTATAAACTATCCTGATTCAATCAAGAGAGTTTTATAG
- a CDS encoding AraC family transcriptional regulator — MDYLEKIQDFSDYVEAHIEEDMNINAIINQLYYSKFHFYRVFKAVVGLSVHEYVKRRKLARAADCLLHTKDSILTIALQFGFQSQEVFIRNFKKIYGVPPGKFRKVQIPMRSNNRINVESIRLNMKLAKGKAIVNEHLETINDLMLVGVIHRVSDSNPLSIIERMTNFFTKAHLVPNQLNGNVYRVCLDFDTNNEAASFQELIAIEVSNLSQIPDGMVGKVIDNVHVVTYTHQGKLFTEEEGKIIDTYHFIYQYRIPLLKATLTSDYIIEKYGKDFKGPYEDDAHMNISLSIIPEGSNQNQ, encoded by the coding sequence TTGGACTATTTGGAGAAGATTCAAGATTTCAGTGATTATGTAGAAGCACATATCGAGGAAGACATGAACATCAACGCCATCATTAACCAACTTTATTATTCAAAATTTCACTTCTATCGAGTATTTAAGGCTGTTGTTGGATTGTCAGTTCATGAATATGTAAAGAGGAGAAAGTTAGCAAGGGCAGCGGATTGTCTTCTACATACAAAGGATAGTATTCTCACCATTGCCTTGCAGTTTGGTTTTCAATCACAAGAGGTGTTTATCCGAAACTTCAAAAAAATCTATGGTGTACCTCCTGGCAAATTTCGAAAAGTCCAAATACCAATGAGAAGTAACAATAGAATAAATGTGGAATCTATTAGGCTAAATATGAAGTTGGCTAAAGGAAAGGCTATAGTAAATGAGCACCTTGAAACGATAAATGATTTAATGTTGGTCGGAGTCATTCACCGTGTGAGTGATTCAAATCCATTGTCAATTATCGAGAGAATGACAAATTTTTTCACCAAAGCTCATCTCGTTCCAAACCAATTGAATGGAAACGTCTACCGTGTCTGCTTAGATTTTGATACTAACAATGAAGCGGCTTCTTTCCAAGAACTTATTGCTATTGAAGTCAGTAATCTGAGTCAAATTCCTGATGGTATGGTTGGTAAAGTAATCGACAATGTCCATGTAGTTACATATACTCACCAAGGGAAGCTGTTTACAGAAGAGGAAGGGAAGATAATAGATACTTATCATTTCATTTATCAATATCGAATTCCACTTCTGAAAGCAACATTAACGAGTGACTATATCATCGAAAAGTATGGAAAGGACTTTAAAGGCCCGTATGAGGATGATGCACATATGAACATATCCTTGTCTATCATTCCTGAAGGTAGCAACCAGAATCAATAA
- a CDS encoding glycoside hydrolase family 36 protein, which translates to MEISDEKDIRLLHFGAHPFLEEDGWDDRKRSKFRLIELHVSGENQLDHHGSKHTGTSPGNRLKYCNRYDSRNDRGRKIEIYLTDKITNLDVTCHMQFYDNIPFIKSWSVVSNSGSEPVGLEYISSFALTGIDKEGLRTREDKVNLHIPHHTWFGEAQWKEYTLPELGFHSVNEFSMKRISYSSTGTWSTSEYAPTAVFENKEAGTCLAWQIEHHGSWHWEISDRNELLYLQVSGPTEVENQWWKSLHPGEKFETVPVAIGSVEGDFEEVINAMNQYRRSIRRENRDNESLPVIFNDYMNCLFGDPTTKKLMPLIDAAARAGCEIYCIDCGWYSDGEWWDGVGEWLPSKARFPHGIEEVMAHIRRKGMIPGLWLELEVMGINCNIASKVPDDWFFLLHGKRVIDHSRYQLDYRNSEVVAYANRVIDRLVSEYGVGYIKMDYNINAGVGTELNADSFGDGLLEHNRAYLRWLDQIFMKYPDLIIENCSSGGMRMDYALLSRHSIQSTSDQTDYVKNGVIAAASSSLVTPEQCAVWSYPLKDGDDEEVIFNMVNAILLRIHQSGHLSEITEDRFKLVAEAIKYYKSIREYIPKSKSIWPLGIPSFYSEWNAFGLVHHNHYFMAVWRMNSDSNVISIPLKDLKGEDVKVEVAYPKNNNTKWRWNKLKGELTVRMTETYSARLFEIRKCEALVE; encoded by the coding sequence TTGGAGATTAGTGATGAGAAAGATATAAGACTATTACATTTCGGAGCGCATCCTTTTCTAGAAGAGGATGGATGGGACGATCGTAAAAGGAGTAAGTTTAGATTAATCGAACTTCACGTCTCAGGTGAAAATCAACTAGATCATCATGGGTCAAAACATACTGGAACGAGTCCAGGGAACCGATTAAAGTATTGCAATCGGTATGATAGTAGGAATGATAGAGGGCGGAAAATAGAGATATACCTTACTGATAAGATAACTAATTTGGATGTGACTTGTCATATGCAATTTTATGACAATATTCCATTTATCAAAAGTTGGTCAGTAGTCTCAAATTCTGGCTCAGAGCCTGTAGGTTTGGAGTATATATCCTCGTTTGCATTGACGGGTATTGATAAAGAAGGATTACGTACGAGAGAAGATAAAGTTAACCTTCACATACCACATCATACGTGGTTTGGTGAAGCGCAGTGGAAGGAATATACATTACCGGAATTAGGGTTTCATTCCGTCAACGAGTTTTCCATGAAAAGAATCTCCTACAGTAGTACAGGTACATGGTCAACTTCTGAGTATGCCCCTACGGCAGTGTTTGAAAATAAGGAAGCTGGAACTTGTTTAGCTTGGCAAATTGAACATCACGGATCATGGCACTGGGAAATAAGTGATAGGAACGAGTTGTTGTATTTACAAGTAAGTGGACCAACCGAAGTGGAAAACCAATGGTGGAAGTCTCTTCATCCTGGGGAAAAATTTGAAACAGTTCCAGTTGCAATTGGTTCTGTTGAAGGGGATTTTGAAGAAGTGATCAACGCGATGAATCAGTATCGGAGGAGTATACGTCGCGAGAATAGAGACAATGAATCTCTTCCTGTTATTTTCAATGATTATATGAATTGTTTATTTGGTGATCCGACGACGAAGAAGCTTATGCCATTAATTGATGCAGCAGCTCGTGCTGGCTGTGAAATCTATTGTATTGATTGTGGATGGTACTCTGATGGAGAATGGTGGGATGGTGTAGGGGAATGGCTACCTTCAAAAGCACGTTTCCCTCATGGTATAGAGGAAGTCATGGCGCATATAAGGCGAAAAGGGATGATTCCAGGTTTGTGGCTGGAATTAGAGGTTATGGGGATAAACTGTAATATAGCTTCAAAAGTACCAGATGACTGGTTTTTTCTCCTCCATGGAAAAAGGGTGATAGATCACTCAAGATATCAGTTAGATTATAGAAACTCTGAAGTTGTGGCGTATGCAAATAGAGTGATAGATCGTTTAGTCTCCGAATACGGCGTTGGCTATATTAAAATGGATTATAATATAAACGCAGGTGTCGGAACAGAATTAAATGCGGATAGTTTTGGTGACGGATTGTTAGAGCATAATCGGGCATATTTACGTTGGCTAGATCAAATCTTTATGAAATACCCAGATTTAATTATTGAAAACTGTAGCAGTGGTGGAATGAGAATGGATTATGCTCTATTAAGCAGACATAGCATACAGTCAACAAGTGATCAAACAGATTACGTGAAAAATGGAGTAATAGCTGCAGCTTCATCTTCATTAGTTACTCCCGAACAGTGCGCTGTTTGGTCGTATCCATTAAAAGATGGTGATGATGAAGAAGTGATTTTTAATATGGTGAATGCGATTTTGCTACGCATCCACCAAAGTGGCCATTTAAGTGAGATAACAGAAGACAGGTTTAAGCTCGTTGCAGAAGCTATTAAATATTATAAATCGATTCGTGAATACATTCCTAAATCTAAATCTATCTGGCCTTTAGGCATCCCATCCTTTTATTCTGAATGGAATGCATTTGGACTCGTTCATCACAATCATTATTTCATGGCAGTCTGGAGAATGAATAGTGACAGTAATGTTATTTCAATCCCACTAAAGGACTTGAAGGGAGAAGACGTCAAGGTAGAAGTGGCATACCCTAAAAATAATAATACAAAGTGGCGTTGGAATAAATTGAAAGGTGAACTAACCGTTAGGATGACAGAAACATATAGTGCAAGATTATTTGAGATAAGGAAATGTGAAGCATTAGTTGAGTGA
- a CDS encoding CBS domain-containing protein: MENADRFLEAFNRIDKLLRGILKISGDRHVDFVELVKKSSESNSIVRRFKEDLLLFSKLRNVIVHDKTQPNIFIAEPHETTVEKIKKIEMEIKDPKKVIPEYQRNVVIFNLDNTLTDVLLAVKEYGYSQFPVYHNEEFKGLLTENGITAFLAREVNEELIMLPERLVEEVLSLEESNTNYKFISREASIYEAKELFKSSVDTDRLDALLVTHSGKSTESLLGIITLWDVVQVS, translated from the coding sequence ATGGAAAACGCAGACCGTTTTCTAGAAGCCTTTAATAGAATTGACAAGCTATTAAGAGGAATTCTCAAAATTAGTGGTGATAGACATGTCGATTTTGTAGAACTTGTTAAAAAGAGCAGTGAATCAAATTCTATTGTACGGAGGTTTAAGGAAGATTTGCTTCTCTTTAGCAAGCTAAGGAACGTCATTGTCCATGATAAAACGCAACCGAACATTTTTATAGCTGAACCACATGAAACAACTGTAGAAAAAATTAAAAAAATCGAGATGGAGATTAAAGATCCCAAGAAGGTGATTCCAGAGTATCAGAGAAATGTAGTTATTTTTAACCTTGATAACACATTAACAGATGTATTACTAGCTGTTAAAGAATACGGATATTCTCAGTTTCCTGTATATCATAATGAAGAATTTAAAGGGCTGCTCACGGAAAACGGGATTACTGCATTTTTGGCAAGGGAAGTGAACGAGGAATTAATCATGTTACCCGAAAGGTTAGTAGAGGAAGTATTGTCATTAGAAGAATCAAATACTAATTATAAATTCATATCTAGAGAAGCAAGTATATATGAAGCAAAGGAGCTATTTAAGAGTAGTGTCGATACAGATAGACTTGACGCTCTCCTCGTTACACACAGTGGAAAATCTACCGAATCTTTACTTGGAATAATAACGCTTTGGGATGTCGTTCAAGTTTCCTAA
- a CDS encoding FIMAH domain-containing protein yields MHTFRKGLMVLLSLLLLVAALSLSGAAQTNEEEVPEPLFHWGFEEDEVDGDFIFNQIDVEDSSGFAEMKENATVVDDEHKGSVLHLPGNGWLTLPSNLYEEVNDELTIAVWVNVDSNASNFSRLFASTITEKHLHFQGETGSWSDPEFGFVAGGTTGYEQLIQIGTSPGGAANYRAAIMWEEQITRDTWQHVTITLKDDGEYIVYLDGQSIKIGGMDGNASNDDATLEGAVQRFFDRDFLDALLFNDFGRSIYTSDNDTIGYFDDLQIYNKALTPEQVRANIDSEFNATLKSITIGDDKMTDVKSKDIRYETTQGVVGLEDIQVETTNPDAVVEIEQQNFLSYAITVTSPNELVQTTYTLAFYNPDLGAIASFNMTETNGEIMHGASGFLYGVSEPNVPTIDLLEPLKPQSVEQKPPNGLQHPTGDGLRVADTYLEAGTKWIQLAVQDMYLEWPYEYEGLDHYEELVRETVRTTKEHKHSDKFVYVIFNEPNGIWFSGNLGEDGFLSAWKRIYNVVKEEDPDAKIAGPNFYHYDHNFHEQFLAYTVEHDVLPDQFTWHELSGAGSLSNWYDHVAHYRGLEEQYGIELPIVINEYVGWDDNGSPGRLVPWLSRVENSKVYAGLAYWHSANSLNELAADANKPNGAWWLYKWYGDMTGETVTTETYNAEIEGMYGLASIDDERGKAYTIFGGEDGPITATMIDLADTETFKDASSAHVKLYRTKYTGFMGSHEVPRVEYEGNLPLVDGNLYITVPDSDSMDAFHAIVTPATDDTITDFQDYDRVWTKTYEAEDAQLNGARVEVSGWGAASNDNRFVRGLNSPDRNVEFTVDVPKDGRYKLEVFYGNGAPFTNGQNRAQGELAEQLLKLNGEDYDVLTYDSTIDINKFASKKLYLDLNKGTNTLQFSYHDGMEASLDKIDLTYVGQMGEEAPKVYQYEAEEASYTDGFTFSQTKDQFSSAGYIQGSGENQYTVVVEDNGYYDLEIGYASDSNQAVQVEKRIVNYASDATADADLTTEWSPIARYDVEQSSDFTSVSGMKVYLTAGANALKITAENDISLDYLTLTYDPELTASERIVVEAEDGELFGDARVTENEHVSGGKLVTDIGVSEENGLTLTVNVDEAGAYKLSMDYINNEPAPVMYTDRHPDGYIHPYNKDLVERYAQVVVNDQTPQTVYFINTLSWDSVRNHVIDIELEAGENTITLYNDNSYRFNDVIQYAPHFDKFEIAKASISSIDKTELGNVIAIAEELEEEDYTSLSWENVIDALLHAKSVFENGSATQAEIDAAKEALEESLEGLVFSTTGLHKIIDQAEAAGDLSEPLLPQLRNRLNQAEHHDENGRIKQAIKQLSDFVKHINNQALAKHVEEETKARLIEEVEKLMMEWENL; encoded by the coding sequence ATGCATACTTTTCGTAAAGGGTTAATGGTTCTATTATCTCTCCTCTTATTAGTTGCAGCTTTATCATTATCAGGGGCAGCGCAGACAAACGAAGAAGAAGTTCCAGAACCATTGTTTCATTGGGGATTCGAAGAAGATGAGGTAGATGGAGATTTCATTTTTAATCAGATTGATGTGGAAGATAGTTCAGGATTTGCAGAAATGAAAGAGAATGCCACTGTAGTAGATGATGAACATAAAGGAAGTGTATTACACTTACCTGGTAATGGCTGGTTAACACTTCCTTCTAATTTATATGAGGAAGTAAATGATGAGTTAACGATAGCAGTCTGGGTGAATGTTGATAGTAACGCGAGTAATTTTTCTAGATTATTTGCATCTACAATTACGGAAAAACATTTACACTTCCAAGGGGAAACTGGTTCATGGTCTGATCCAGAGTTTGGATTTGTAGCTGGAGGGACTACAGGGTATGAGCAGTTAATTCAAATTGGGACAAGCCCAGGTGGTGCGGCAAATTATCGTGCAGCTATCATGTGGGAAGAGCAAATAACGAGAGATACTTGGCAGCATGTGACCATTACATTAAAGGATGATGGGGAATACATTGTTTATTTAGATGGTCAATCGATTAAGATTGGCGGTATGGACGGTAATGCAAGTAATGATGATGCGACTCTAGAGGGAGCTGTACAACGGTTTTTCGATCGTGATTTCTTAGATGCATTACTATTCAATGACTTTGGTAGATCTATTTATACGTCTGATAATGATACAATAGGTTATTTTGATGATCTTCAAATCTATAATAAAGCTCTGACTCCAGAACAAGTAAGAGCAAATATAGATTCAGAGTTTAACGCAACTTTGAAAAGCATAACCATCGGTGATGATAAAATGACTGACGTCAAGAGTAAAGACATTAGATATGAAACAACACAAGGGGTAGTAGGTCTTGAAGACATTCAAGTAGAAACTACGAATCCAGATGCAGTTGTGGAGATTGAGCAACAGAACTTTCTATCTTATGCCATTACTGTTACATCACCAAATGAGCTAGTACAGACAACGTATACACTTGCTTTTTACAACCCAGATTTAGGTGCAATTGCAAGCTTTAACATGACGGAAACGAATGGGGAAATCATGCACGGAGCTAGCGGCTTTTTGTATGGTGTAAGTGAGCCTAACGTTCCGACAATTGATTTACTTGAACCACTTAAACCACAAAGTGTAGAACAAAAGCCACCTAATGGTCTACAGCATCCAACTGGTGACGGTTTAAGAGTGGCAGACACATATTTGGAAGCTGGAACAAAATGGATCCAATTGGCAGTTCAAGATATGTACTTAGAATGGCCATATGAATATGAAGGACTAGACCATTATGAGGAATTAGTAAGAGAAACAGTGAGAACAACAAAGGAACATAAACATAGTGATAAATTTGTATATGTAATTTTTAATGAGCCTAATGGTATTTGGTTCTCAGGGAATCTAGGGGAAGATGGTTTCCTAAGTGCTTGGAAGCGAATATATAATGTTGTGAAGGAAGAAGACCCAGATGCAAAAATTGCCGGTCCTAACTTCTATCATTACGACCACAATTTTCATGAACAATTCCTTGCCTATACAGTTGAACACGATGTGCTCCCAGATCAATTCACTTGGCATGAATTATCTGGTGCCGGTTCACTGAGTAATTGGTACGATCATGTGGCTCATTATAGAGGGCTTGAAGAACAGTACGGAATTGAACTACCAATTGTGATTAATGAATATGTTGGCTGGGATGATAATGGCTCTCCAGGACGCTTAGTCCCTTGGCTTTCCAGAGTTGAAAACAGTAAGGTATATGCAGGTCTTGCCTATTGGCATTCTGCAAACTCGTTGAATGAGTTGGCTGCTGATGCCAATAAACCAAATGGCGCATGGTGGTTATATAAGTGGTATGGCGATATGACTGGAGAAACGGTAACTACTGAAACTTACAATGCGGAAATAGAAGGTATGTATGGGTTAGCATCAATAGATGATGAAAGAGGAAAAGCCTACACTATTTTTGGTGGGGAAGATGGGCCTATTACTGCTACTATGATTGACCTTGCGGATACAGAGACATTTAAAGATGCATCATCTGCACATGTAAAGCTGTACCGTACTAAGTATACAGGGTTTATGGGAAGTCATGAAGTACCAAGGGTTGAATATGAAGGGAATCTTCCACTAGTAGATGGAAACCTTTATATTACAGTTCCAGATTCGGACAGTATGGATGCCTTTCATGCTATTGTAACGCCTGCAACAGATGATACTATTACGGATTTCCAAGACTATGATAGAGTGTGGACAAAAACGTATGAGGCAGAGGATGCACAGTTAAATGGTGCGCGTGTTGAAGTTTCTGGTTGGGGAGCGGCATCTAATGACAATAGATTTGTGAGAGGCTTAAACTCACCAGATAGGAATGTGGAATTTACAGTTGACGTGCCAAAGGATGGTAGATACAAACTAGAAGTATTTTATGGAAATGGTGCCCCATTCACTAATGGACAAAATAGAGCACAAGGTGAACTTGCTGAGCAATTATTAAAGCTTAATGGAGAAGACTATGATGTTTTAACATACGATTCTACAATTGACATTAATAAATTTGCTAGTAAAAAGCTCTATCTTGATTTAAATAAAGGTACCAATACACTACAGTTTAGCTATCACGATGGCATGGAGGCTTCCCTTGATAAGATTGATCTTACTTATGTAGGTCAAATGGGAGAAGAAGCGCCGAAAGTATATCAATATGAAGCAGAAGAAGCAAGCTATACAGATGGATTTACGTTTTCACAAACAAAGGATCAGTTTAGTAGTGCTGGTTATATTCAAGGTAGCGGAGAAAACCAATACACAGTTGTTGTAGAAGATAATGGTTATTACGATCTTGAAATAGGGTATGCATCAGACTCTAACCAAGCAGTTCAAGTTGAAAAACGAATCGTAAACTATGCTTCTGATGCGACAGCTGATGCAGATTTAACTACAGAATGGAGTCCAATTGCAAGATATGATGTAGAGCAAAGCAGTGACTTCACGTCTGTTTCTGGCATGAAAGTATATTTAACTGCTGGTGCTAACGCATTAAAGATTACAGCAGAAAACGACATTTCATTAGACTATCTAACATTAACATATGACCCAGAGTTAACAGCTTCTGAAAGGATCGTTGTGGAGGCTGAAGATGGGGAATTGTTTGGAGATGCTAGAGTTACAGAAAATGAACATGTTTCAGGTGGTAAGCTTGTTACGGATATAGGAGTAAGTGAAGAGAATGGGTTAACGCTTACAGTGAATGTCGATGAAGCAGGGGCTTATAAGCTTTCAATGGATTACATCAATAATGAGCCTGCACCGGTCATGTATACCGATAGACACCCAGACGGATATATTCACCCTTATAACAAGGATTTGGTTGAACGTTATGCACAAGTTGTGGTGAACGATCAAACGCCACAAACAGTTTATTTTATCAATACACTTTCATGGGATTCGGTAAGAAATCACGTCATTGATATTGAATTAGAGGCTGGAGAAAATACGATTACGTTATATAATGATAATTCTTATCGATTTAATGATGTTATTCAATACGCGCCTCACTTTGACAAATTTGAAATTGCCAAGGCGTCCATCTCGAGTATTGATAAAACTGAATTAGGAAATGTCATTGCTATTGCAGAAGAATTAGAGGAAGAGGACTATACTAGTCTTTCATGGGAAAACGTAATCGATGCATTACTTCATGCAAAATCAGTGTTTGAAAATGGCTCAGCAACTCAAGCGGAGATTGATGCTGCAAAAGAAGCGTTGGAAGAGTCACTTGAAGGGTTAGTATTCAGCACGACTGGTTTACACAAAATAATTGATCAAGCAGAAGCTGCAGGAGATTTGTCTGAACCACTCCTACCTCAGCTTCGCAATAGATTAAATCAAGCAGAACATCATGATGAAAACGGAAGAATAAAGCAGGCGATAAAACAATTATCAGATTTTGTTAAGCATATTAATAATCAAGCGCTTGCGAAGCATGTAGAAGAAGAGACAAAAGCTAGATTAATTGAAGAAGTAGAAAAATTAATGATGGAATGGGAAAATCTATAA
- a CDS encoding AraC family transcriptional regulator, producing the protein MKAKYTHSARYKCLEYLKKNSYDLYLCYCGLEECDPYHSYGPISRNEYLLHYVIKGKGILKADGKTYHIGENDAFLIYPSEITYYEADKDDPWTYIWIGFDGMKAESCLINASFSKENRVSKFECGETLVHYLNGMLSASKLTYSNDLKREGYLYMFLSALIQEKTDNNSDKPEVYDYPFLVYVEHALDFISHNYEKQIKVIDIAEYIGINRSYLTTIFKKSLKVSPQEYLVKYRLDKACTLLKNTDLLVNEIARNVGYNNALTFSKVFKNYYKMSPKTYRTQHQELVYSNKKHQKIDVELQ; encoded by the coding sequence ATGAAGGCAAAATATACTCATTCCGCGCGTTATAAATGTTTAGAATATTTGAAAAAAAATTCTTATGATCTGTATCTTTGTTATTGCGGGTTAGAAGAGTGCGATCCCTACCACTCCTATGGACCAATTAGTCGTAATGAGTATTTGTTACATTACGTTATTAAGGGGAAAGGAATATTAAAAGCAGATGGAAAAACATATCACATCGGTGAAAATGATGCTTTTTTAATCTATCCATCAGAGATTACATACTATGAGGCCGACAAAGATGATCCTTGGACATATATATGGATCGGATTTGACGGTATGAAAGCAGAATCATGTCTCATAAACGCTTCTTTTAGTAAGGAGAATCGAGTGAGTAAATTTGAATGTGGCGAGACGTTAGTACATTATTTAAATGGTATGTTAAGTGCTAGTAAACTCACCTATTCCAATGATTTAAAAAGAGAGGGCTATCTCTATATGTTTCTTTCTGCTTTAATACAAGAAAAGACAGATAACAATTCAGATAAACCTGAAGTGTATGACTATCCATTTCTCGTGTATGTTGAACACGCACTTGATTTTATCTCTCATAATTATGAAAAACAAATAAAAGTGATTGATATTGCAGAATATATTGGTATCAATCGAAGCTACTTAACTACTATTTTCAAGAAGAGCTTAAAAGTATCACCTCAAGAATACTTAGTAAAATATAGACTTGATAAGGCATGTACGCTGTTGAAAAACACAGATCTACTCGTTAATGAGATTGCTAGAAATGTCGGCTATAATAACGCATTAACGTTTTCAAAGGTTTTTAAAAACTACTATAAAATGAGTCCAAAAACGTACCGTACTCAGCATCAAGAACTTGTTTATTCCAACAAAAAACACCAAAAAATTGATGTAGAACTACAATAA
- a CDS encoding LacI family DNA-binding transcriptional regulator, producing MVTINDIAKAAKVSTATVSRVLNNDKKMSVSTETRERILDISTKLGYVPIRKRKSPRIIQTMKKNIGILMYCSQQYEWEDTYFMSIRKGIEKECNRKGLSIRKIIHLGDLGDGEMDDDNELRELDGVIFVGGPDKHEERELYELFGSYIVYVNNLSNSGEYDNVGIDYSYATHHALNYLFSLGHKQIGYIGGIEHRGQSGPEIANPRKIAFEETMVEHNLYNPSFVHLSKGFLINDGYESMKNVLKKEVVPTAFFIASDAMAIGAIRAIHEAGLNVPTDISIVSFNDIDVAQYTQPSLTTVRVYTEEMGKYAVNMLLDRFEEREIPVNVLFPSKLIVRESAVKLK from the coding sequence ATGGTAACCATAAATGATATTGCAAAAGCTGCGAAGGTTTCTACCGCTACCGTTTCTAGAGTTCTTAACAATGATAAAAAGATGAGCGTATCAACAGAAACGCGTGAACGTATACTCGACATATCAACAAAACTAGGATATGTACCGATAAGAAAAAGAAAATCACCACGAATAATCCAAACTATGAAGAAAAATATCGGTATTTTAATGTATTGTTCTCAACAATATGAGTGGGAAGACACTTACTTTATGTCCATTCGTAAAGGGATTGAAAAGGAATGTAATCGCAAGGGCCTTTCTATTCGTAAGATCATTCATCTTGGTGATCTTGGTGATGGTGAAATGGATGACGATAATGAATTAAGAGAATTAGACGGTGTTATATTTGTTGGTGGACCTGATAAACACGAGGAAAGGGAGTTATATGAGCTATTTGGGTCGTATATTGTTTATGTGAATAACCTTTCAAATAGTGGAGAATACGATAATGTTGGAATTGATTACAGTTATGCAACTCATCATGCCCTTAATTATCTGTTTTCTTTAGGTCATAAGCAAATTGGTTATATTGGCGGTATTGAGCATCGTGGTCAATCAGGTCCTGAGATAGCAAATCCTAGGAAGATAGCTTTCGAGGAAACGATGGTAGAGCATAACCTTTATAACCCCAGTTTTGTACATTTATCAAAAGGCTTTCTGATTAATGATGGCTATGAAAGCATGAAGAATGTATTGAAAAAGGAAGTCGTACCTACCGCATTCTTCATTGCAAGTGACGCTATGGCAATCGGAGCTATACGTGCAATACATGAAGCGGGCTTAAATGTACCTACTGATATTAGTATAGTCAGTTTCAATGACATTGATGTTGCACAATATACTCAACCCTCATTAACAACAGTGAGAGTTTACACGGAAGAAATGGGAAAGTATGCAGTAAATATGCTTTTAGACCGTTTTGAAGAAAGAGAAATTCCAGTGAATGTATTATTTCCATCAAAATTAATAGTGAGAGAGAGTGCAGTAAAATTAAAGTAA